Proteins encoded within one genomic window of Hevea brasiliensis isolate MT/VB/25A 57/8 chromosome 8, ASM3005281v1, whole genome shotgun sequence:
- the LOC131182534 gene encoding zinc finger protein ZAT5-like, which yields MEAQEEVTSNNIVKGKRTKRQRVQSPIPFANLTSNSLSGDGGGVDGDGDGDVCVNGKICANVSPTTSQEFQDSTQEEEDMANCLILLAQGHINNTFKDSSPKQDDNYAAGVYNPAVTAIAATTTNNKFNSRKFLETGSPGSGKVGYYVYECKTCNRAFPSFQALGGHRASHKKPKNDEKKQFAISSDEEDGHFRDVSSLSLQLSNNNNNRGMYSSSNQNKTKIHECSVCGAEFTSGQALGGHMRRHRTPIGANTRTTLSLAPMAKESEEPKKARNLLSLDLDLNLPAPENEILSFASKEQKQQQQQQQQQPEQQQKPSLVFSGPALVDCQY from the coding sequence ATGGAAGCTCAAGAGGAAGTCACCAGCAACAACATCGTTAAGGGCAAGCGAACCAAACGACAAAGGGTTCAATCGCCAATCCCTTTTGCTAATCTAACCTCTAATTCCTTGAGCGGAGATGGTGGTGGTGTTGATGGTGATGGAGATGGAGATGTTTGTGTTAATGGAAAGATTTGTGCAAACGTGTCACCAACGACTTCTCAAGAATTCCAAGATAGCACCCAAGAGGAAGAAGACATGGCTAATTGCCTTATTCTCCTTGCTCAAGGCCATATCAATAATACTTTCAAAGATTCGTCACCAAAGCAAGACGATAATTATGCTGCCGGAGTTTACAACCCGGCCGTCACTGCTATTGCTGCCACCACCACCAACAACAAATTCAATAGTAGAAAATTCTTGGAAACTGGCTCTCCGGGTTCTGGCAAGGTCGGATACTATGTTTATGAGTGCAAGACTTGTAACCGAGCATTCCCATCTTTTCAAGCATTGGGTGGGCATAGGGCAAGTCACAAGAAGCCTAAGAACGATGAAAAGAAGCAGTTTGCTATATCTTCTGATGAAGAAGATGGACACTTCAGGGAtgtttcttctctttctcttcaattgagtaataataataacaatagagGTATGTATAGCAGCAGCAATCAAAACAAAACCAAGATTCATGAGTGTTCCGTTTGTGGGGCTGAGTTCACATCCGGCCAAGCCTTGGGCGGCCATATGAGGCGGCATCGGACACCAATAGGGGCTAATACTCGCACAACCTTGTCATTAGCACCAATGGCTAAAGAATCAGAGGAACCCAAGAAAGCAAGAAACCTACTTTCCTTGGATTTGGATCTCAATCTTCCAGCCCCAGAAAATGAAATACTCTCCTTTGCTTCCAAGGAACAAAAGCAACAGcagcaacaacaacaacaacaaccagAACAGCAACAGAAACCATCTCTTGTCTTCTCTGGCCCTGCTTTAGTGGATTGTCAATACTaa